The Alosa sapidissima isolate fAloSap1 chromosome 6, fAloSap1.pri, whole genome shotgun sequence genome window below encodes:
- the faua gene encoding FAU ubiquitin like and ribosomal protein S30 fusion a — translation MQLFLRAQNTHTLEVTGQETVQDLKAHVQTLEGISVEDQVLLLAGAPLEDSAALVDCGVAEHSTLDVVARLLGGKVHGSLARAGKVRGQTPKVDKQEKKKKKTGRAKRRIQYNRRFVNVVPTFGKKKGPNANS, via the exons ATGCAGCTCTTCCTGCGTgcgcagaacacacacaccctcgagGTGACCGGACAGGAGACTGTCCAGGACCTCAAG GCTCATGTCCAGACCCTGGAGGGCATCTCCGTGGAGGATcaggtgctgctgctggctggCGCCCCTCTGGAGGATAGCGCTGCCCTGGTGGACTGTGGCGTAGCTGAACACAGCACCCTGGATGTGGTTGCAAGGCTTCTGGGAG GTAAAGTCCACGGATCCCTGGCTCGTGCTGGCAAAGTGCGCGGACAGACACCCAAG GTGGACAagcaggagaagaagaaaaagaagaccgGCCGTGCCAAGCGTCGCATCCAGTACAACCGTCGCTTCGTCAATGTGGTGCCCACCTTCGGAAAGAAGAAGGGACCCAACGCCAACTCCTAA
- the prpf39 gene encoding pre-mRNA-processing factor 39 isoform X2 — translation MEDTDLHLSEPMTGMLDTNAPENGDSPPMQGSGDAFLPDLQAADWTMSNNTAPQMDQYQLENTHLFPVDGLAQEGTGSAPGSDGSDQDEQKSDHQGNETAQSETAASGDQNMEKPAEPAPTSDAGSPSNMELEDAGKEGGEEEEDSAMVLTDAAPEEPVLPSEYDRLSKVVEENPDDFNGWVYLLQYVEQENHLPAARKAFDDFFLHYPYCYGYWKKYADIEKKNGEVQVADEVYRRGLQAIPLSVDLWLHYISFLKENQDNTDGEAESRIRATYEHAVLAAGTDFRSDRLWEAYVNWETEQEKLANVTAVYDRILGIPTQLYSQHFQRFKEHVQNNNPKHFLSEEEFVQLRVELAAAAKASNASNEDEDGDGETPSETPSEELPPGTEDLPDPAKRVTEIENMRHKVIETRQEIFNHNEHEVSKRWTFEEGIKRPYFHVKALEKTQLANWREYLDFELENGTPERVVVLFERCLIACALYEEFWIKYAKYLEGYSMEGVRHVYKKACTIHLPKKPTIHLLWAAFEEQQGNIEEARRILKALEEAMPGLAMVKLRRVSLERRHGNLDEAEALLRDAMQNGKNTGETSFYAVKLARQLMKVQRSLGKAKKVLLEAIEKDQTCPKLYLNLLELEYSGDVQQNEADIVACFDRALSSSMPLESRITFSQRKVEFLEDFGSDINILVAAYDEHQKLLKENDSTKRKAENGSQGPDSKRQRTDDSAAGQMMPAGNDQAYNYNWYQYNYQNSWGQYNQYAGYNQYYPPPPT, via the exons ATGGAAGATACTG ATCTACATCTATCAGAGCCcatgacgggaatgttggacaCAAACGCTCCTGAGAACGGAGACTCTCCACCCATGCAGGGCTCTGGAGACGCCTTTCTTCCAGACCTCCAGGCTGCCGACTGGACCATGTCCAACAACACTGCACCACAAATGGATCAGTACCAGCTGGAGAACACGCATTTGTTCCCCGTGGATGGGTTGGCACAGGAAGGAACAGGTTCTGCACCAGGGAGTGATGGATCAGATCAAGATGAGCAGAAATCTGACCACCAGGGCAATGAAACCGCGCAGTCAGAGACCGCCGCCTCAGGTGACCAGAACATGGAGAAGCCAGCGGAGCCCGCGCCAACGTCAGATGCAGGCAGTCCGTCAAACATGGAGCTGGAGGATGCTGGGAAGgaaggaggtgaggaggaggaagactcAGCGATGGTCCTAACAGATGCCGCTCCAGAAGAGCCGGTCCTCCCCTCAGAGTACGATAGACTCAGCAAAGTGGTGGAGGAGAACCCTGACGACTTCAACGGCTGGGTTTACCTGTTGCAGTATGTTGAGCAAGAG AACCACCTGCCAGCAGCGAGGAAAGCCTTTGATGACTTCTTCCTACACTACCCATACTGCTATGGTTACTGGAAGAAATATGCAGACATAGAGAAGAAGAATGGCGAGGTCCAGGTAGCAGACGAG GTGTACAGACGGGGTCTGCAGGCCATCCCTCTGAGCGTAGACCTTTGGCTCCATTACATATCCTTCCTGAAGGAGAACCAGGACAATACTGATGGCGAAGCAGAGAGTCGAATCAGAGC TACCTATGAGCATGCTGTGCTTGCCGCGGGGACAGACTTCCGCTCCGACCGCCTGTGGGAGGCCTACGTCAACTGGGAGACGGAGCAGGAGAAGCTGGCCAACGTCACGGCCGTGTACGACCGCATCCTGGGCATCCCCACCCAGCTCTACTCCCAGCACTTTCAGAG GTTTAAAGAGCATGTGCAGAACAACAACCCCAAGCACTTCCTGTCTGAGGAAGAGTTTGTGCAGCTGAGGGTGGAGCTGGCTGCCGCCGCCAAAGCGTCAAACGCGTCCAACGAAGACGAAGACGGAGATGGAGAGACACCCAGTGAGACGCCCAGCGAGGAGCTCCCCCCCGGAACAGAGGACCTTCCCGACCCCGCCAAG CGTGTGACCGAGATCGAGAACATGCGGCACAAGGTGATCGAGACGCGGCAGGAGATTTTCAACCACAACGAGCACGAAGTCAGCAAGCGATGGACCTTCGAAGAAGGG ATTAAGCGGCCATACTTTCACGTGAAGGCTTTGGAGAAGACCCAGCTTGCAAACTGGCGGGAGTACCTGGACTTTGAGCTGGAGAATGGGACTCCGGAGAGGGTGGTGGTTCTGTTTGAGCGCTGCCTGATCGCCTGTGCCCTCTACGAGGAGTTCTGGATCAAG TACGCAAAGTATTTAGAGGGCTACAGCATGGAGGGAGTGCGGCACGTGTACAAGAAGGCGTGCACCATCCACCTCCCCAAGAAGCCTACCATCCATCTCCTGTGGGCAGCATTTGAGGAGCAACAAG GGAATATAGAGGAGGCTCGTCGAATCCTGAAGGCCCTGGAGGAGGCGATGCCGGGTCTCGCAATGGTGAAGCTGCGCCGCGTCAGCCTGGAGCGTCGCCACGGCAACCTGGACGAGGCGGAAGCGCTGCTCCGCGACGCCATGCAAAACGGGAAGAACACGGGCGAGACGTCGTTCTACGCGGTGAAGTTGGCGCGCCAACTGATGAAGGTGCAAAGGAGTCTGGGAAAAGCCAAGAAGGTGCTCCTGGAGGCCATCGAGAAGGACCAG acGTGTCCAAAGCTGTATCTGAATCTGCTGGAGCTGGAGTACAGCGGGGACGTGCAGCAGAATGAGGCGGACATCGTGGCCTGCTTTGACCGCGCCCTGAGCAGCTCCATGCCTCTGGAGTCGCGCATCACCTTCTCCCAGCGCAAGGTGGAGTTCCTGGAGGACTTTGGCAGTGATATTAACAT TCTTGTAGCGGCATATGACGAGCATCAGAAGCTTCTAAAAGAGAATGACTCCACAAAGAGGAAAGCAGAGAATGG GTCTCAAGGCCCTGACTCCAAGAGGCAGAGAACAGACGACTCTGCAGCTGGTCAAATGATGCCAGCAGGCAACGACCAAGCGTACAACTACAACTGGTACCAG TACAACTACCAGAACTCATGGGGCCAGTACAACCAATATGCCGGGTATAACCAGtactacccccctccccccacatgA
- the prpf39 gene encoding pre-mRNA-processing factor 39 isoform X1, with product MEDTDLHLSEPMTGMLDTNAPENGDSPPMQGSGDAFLPDLQAADWTMSNNTAPQMDQYQLENTHLFPVDGLAQEGTGSAPGSDGSDQDEQKSDHQGNETAQSETAASGDQNMEKPAEPAPTSDAGSPSNMELEDAGKEGGEEEEDSAMVLTDAAPEEPVLPSEYDRLSKVVEENPDDFNGWVYLLQYVEQENHLPAARKAFDDFFLHYPYCYGYWKKYADIEKKNGEVQVADEVYRRGLQAIPLSVDLWLHYISFLKENQDNTDGEAESRIRATYEHAVLAAGTDFRSDRLWEAYVNWETEQEKLANVTAVYDRILGIPTQLYSQHFQRFKEHVQNNNPKHFLSEEEFVQLRVELAAAAKASNASNEDEDGDGETPSETPSEELPPGTEDLPDPAKRVTEIENMRHKVIETRQEIFNHNEHEVSKRWTFEEGIKRPYFHVKALEKTQLANWREYLDFELENGTPERVVVLFERCLIACALYEEFWIKYAKYLEGYSMEGVRHVYKKACTIHLPKKPTIHLLWAAFEEQQGNIEEARRILKALEEAMPGLAMVKLRRVSLERRHGNLDEAEALLRDAMQNGKNTGETSFYAVKLARQLMKVQRSLGKAKKVLLEAIEKDQTCPKLYLNLLELEYSGDVQQNEADIVACFDRALSSSMPLESRITFSQRKVEFLEDFGSDINILVAAYDEHQKLLKENDSTKRKAENGSQGPDSKRQRTDDSAAGQMMPAGNDQAYNYNWYQQYNYQNSWGQYNQYAGYNQYYPPPPT from the exons ATGGAAGATACTG ATCTACATCTATCAGAGCCcatgacgggaatgttggacaCAAACGCTCCTGAGAACGGAGACTCTCCACCCATGCAGGGCTCTGGAGACGCCTTTCTTCCAGACCTCCAGGCTGCCGACTGGACCATGTCCAACAACACTGCACCACAAATGGATCAGTACCAGCTGGAGAACACGCATTTGTTCCCCGTGGATGGGTTGGCACAGGAAGGAACAGGTTCTGCACCAGGGAGTGATGGATCAGATCAAGATGAGCAGAAATCTGACCACCAGGGCAATGAAACCGCGCAGTCAGAGACCGCCGCCTCAGGTGACCAGAACATGGAGAAGCCAGCGGAGCCCGCGCCAACGTCAGATGCAGGCAGTCCGTCAAACATGGAGCTGGAGGATGCTGGGAAGgaaggaggtgaggaggaggaagactcAGCGATGGTCCTAACAGATGCCGCTCCAGAAGAGCCGGTCCTCCCCTCAGAGTACGATAGACTCAGCAAAGTGGTGGAGGAGAACCCTGACGACTTCAACGGCTGGGTTTACCTGTTGCAGTATGTTGAGCAAGAG AACCACCTGCCAGCAGCGAGGAAAGCCTTTGATGACTTCTTCCTACACTACCCATACTGCTATGGTTACTGGAAGAAATATGCAGACATAGAGAAGAAGAATGGCGAGGTCCAGGTAGCAGACGAG GTGTACAGACGGGGTCTGCAGGCCATCCCTCTGAGCGTAGACCTTTGGCTCCATTACATATCCTTCCTGAAGGAGAACCAGGACAATACTGATGGCGAAGCAGAGAGTCGAATCAGAGC TACCTATGAGCATGCTGTGCTTGCCGCGGGGACAGACTTCCGCTCCGACCGCCTGTGGGAGGCCTACGTCAACTGGGAGACGGAGCAGGAGAAGCTGGCCAACGTCACGGCCGTGTACGACCGCATCCTGGGCATCCCCACCCAGCTCTACTCCCAGCACTTTCAGAG GTTTAAAGAGCATGTGCAGAACAACAACCCCAAGCACTTCCTGTCTGAGGAAGAGTTTGTGCAGCTGAGGGTGGAGCTGGCTGCCGCCGCCAAAGCGTCAAACGCGTCCAACGAAGACGAAGACGGAGATGGAGAGACACCCAGTGAGACGCCCAGCGAGGAGCTCCCCCCCGGAACAGAGGACCTTCCCGACCCCGCCAAG CGTGTGACCGAGATCGAGAACATGCGGCACAAGGTGATCGAGACGCGGCAGGAGATTTTCAACCACAACGAGCACGAAGTCAGCAAGCGATGGACCTTCGAAGAAGGG ATTAAGCGGCCATACTTTCACGTGAAGGCTTTGGAGAAGACCCAGCTTGCAAACTGGCGGGAGTACCTGGACTTTGAGCTGGAGAATGGGACTCCGGAGAGGGTGGTGGTTCTGTTTGAGCGCTGCCTGATCGCCTGTGCCCTCTACGAGGAGTTCTGGATCAAG TACGCAAAGTATTTAGAGGGCTACAGCATGGAGGGAGTGCGGCACGTGTACAAGAAGGCGTGCACCATCCACCTCCCCAAGAAGCCTACCATCCATCTCCTGTGGGCAGCATTTGAGGAGCAACAAG GGAATATAGAGGAGGCTCGTCGAATCCTGAAGGCCCTGGAGGAGGCGATGCCGGGTCTCGCAATGGTGAAGCTGCGCCGCGTCAGCCTGGAGCGTCGCCACGGCAACCTGGACGAGGCGGAAGCGCTGCTCCGCGACGCCATGCAAAACGGGAAGAACACGGGCGAGACGTCGTTCTACGCGGTGAAGTTGGCGCGCCAACTGATGAAGGTGCAAAGGAGTCTGGGAAAAGCCAAGAAGGTGCTCCTGGAGGCCATCGAGAAGGACCAG acGTGTCCAAAGCTGTATCTGAATCTGCTGGAGCTGGAGTACAGCGGGGACGTGCAGCAGAATGAGGCGGACATCGTGGCCTGCTTTGACCGCGCCCTGAGCAGCTCCATGCCTCTGGAGTCGCGCATCACCTTCTCCCAGCGCAAGGTGGAGTTCCTGGAGGACTTTGGCAGTGATATTAACAT TCTTGTAGCGGCATATGACGAGCATCAGAAGCTTCTAAAAGAGAATGACTCCACAAAGAGGAAAGCAGAGAATGG GTCTCAAGGCCCTGACTCCAAGAGGCAGAGAACAGACGACTCTGCAGCTGGTCAAATGATGCCAGCAGGCAACGACCAAGCGTACAACTACAACTGGTACCAG caGTACAACTACCAGAACTCATGGGGCCAGTACAACCAATATGCCGGGTATAACCAGtactacccccctccccccacatgA
- the arf6a gene encoding ADP-ribosylation factor 6a, with protein sequence MGKMLSKIFGNKEMRILMLGLDAAGKTTILYKLKLGQSVTTIPTVGFNVETVTYKNVKFNVWDVGGQDKIRPLWRHYYTGTQGLIFVVDCADRDRIDEARQELHRIINDREMRDAIILIFANKQDLPDAMKPHEIQEKLGLTRIRDRNWYVQPSCATTGDGLYEGLTWLTSNYKS encoded by the coding sequence ATGGGGAAAATGCTCTCAAAAATCTTTGGCAACAAGGAGATGAGAATATTGATGCTTGGACTTGATGCCGCTGGCAAGACCACCATTCTGTACAAACTGAAACTGGGACAGTCTGTCACCACCATTCCCACGGTTGGCTTTAACGTGGAGACCGTCACCTACAAGAACGTCAAGTTCAATGTGTGGGATGTGGGTGGCCAGGACAAGATCCGGCCGCTGTGGCGGCACTACTACACCGGCACACAGGGGCTCATCTTCGTGGTGGACTGTGCGGACAGGGACCGGATAGACGAGGCGCGCCAGGAGCTGCACCGCATCATCAACGACCGGGAGATGCGCGACGCCATCATCCTGATCTTCGCCAACAAGCAAGACCTGCCTGACGCCATGAAGCCGCATGAGATCCAGGAGAAGCTGGGCCTCACCCGCATCCGAGATAGGAATTGGTACGTTCAGCCCTCCTGCGCCACGACTGGGGACGGACTCTACGAAGGCCTCACCTGGCTCACGTCAAACTACAAATCTTAA